From Lepisosteus oculatus isolate fLepOcu1 chromosome 8, fLepOcu1.hap2, whole genome shotgun sequence, one genomic window encodes:
- the fam199x gene encoding protein FAM199X, whose translation MSENLYEKFLAPEDPFPLLAQRGNLSEVATLDGSDFGCQLSSCHRTDPLHRFHSNRWNLTSCGTSVASSECSEELFSSVSVGDQDDCYSLLDDQEFTSFDLFPEGSVCSDVSSSISTYWDWSDSEFEWQLPGSDIASGSDVLSDIIPSIPSSPCLVPKRKSKPHRNLDELAWSAMTNDEQVEYIEYLSRKVSTEMGLREQLDIIKIIDPCAQISPTDSEFIIELNCLTDEKLKQVRNYIKDHSSRLRPSSTRDSWKRSSYGSASTSGVSGASSSNASMVSTASSSNGSVGSSCSAANMSRAHSDSSLSASAAERIRDSKKRSKQRKLQQKALRKRQLKEQRQARKERLSGLFLNEEVLSLKVTEEDNEGDVDILM comes from the exons ATGTCGGAAAATCTCTACGAGAAGTTCCTGGCACCCGAGGATCCATTTCCATTGCTGGCCCAGCGAGGGAATCTCAGCGAAGTTGCCACCTTGGATGGCAGCGACTTCGGCTGCCAGCTGTCCTCCTGCCACAGAACGGACCCTCTCCATCGGTTCCACAGCAACAG ATGGAACCTCACGTCTTGTGGAACAAGTGTGGCAAGCTCCGAGTGCAGTGAGGAACTCTTCTCCTCCGTCTCGGTTGGGGATCAAGATGATTGCTATTCCCTCCTGGACGACCAGGAGTTCACTTCGTTCGACTTGTTCCCAGAAGGCAGTGTCTGCAGCGATGTTTCTTCCTCTATCAGTACCTACTGGGACTGGTCAGATAGTGAGTTCGAATGGCAG CTGCCAGGAAGTGACATAGCAAGTGGAAGTGATGTACTCTCTGACATCATACCCAGCATTCCCAGTTCTCCTTGCCTTGTCCCAAAGAGAAAAAGCAAACCACACCGCAATCTGGATGAGCTAGCCTGGAGTGCAATGACAAATGATGAGCAG GTGGAATATATTGAATACTTGAGTCGAAAGGTCAGCACTGAGATGGGACTAAGGGAACAACTTGACATTATAAAGATCATCGATCCGTGCGCACAGATATCCCCCACTGACAGCGAGTTCATTATTGAACTGAACTGCCTGacagatgagaaactaaagcAG GTGAGGAATTACATAAAGGATCACAGCTCCCGGCTGCGTCCGAGCAGCACCAGGGATAGCTGGAAGAGAAGTAGCTACGGCAGTGCCAGCACCAGTGGGGTGAGTGGTGCCAGCAGCAGCAATGCCAGCATGGTTAGCACTGCCAGTAGCAGCAATGGCTCTGTGGGCTCCAGCTGCAGTGCTGCCAACATGAGCCGGGCACACAGTGACAGCAGCCTCTCCGCCAGCGCTGCCGAGCGGATCCGCGATTCTAAG AAGCGATCTAAGCAGCGAAAGCTGCAGCAGAAGGCCCTGCGCAAGAGGCAGCTGAAGGAGCAAAGGCAGGCTCGCAAGGAAAGGCTGAGTGGACTGTTCCTCAACGAGGAGGTGCTCTCCCTCAAAGTGACGGAGGAGGACAACGAGGGCGACGTCGACATCTTGATGTGA